In Spodoptera frugiperda isolate SF20-4 chromosome 12, AGI-APGP_CSIRO_Sfru_2.0, whole genome shotgun sequence, a single window of DNA contains:
- the LOC118262970 gene encoding NEDD8-conjugating enzyme Ubc12, with amino-acid sequence MIKLFSLKQQKKDEEGSARAGGSQKKASAAQLRITKDLNELNLPKTCNTEFPDPDDLLNFKLIICPDEGFYRGGRFIFSFKVGPNYPHEPPKVKCETAVYHPNIDLEGNVCLNILREDWKPVLTVNSIVYGLQYLFLEPNPEDPLNKEAADELQSNRRLFEQHVQRAMRGGYVGSSYFERCLK; translated from the exons ATGATTaaacttttttcattaaaacaacaaaagaaaGATGAGGAAGGCTCGGCAAGAGCAGGAGGTTCACAGAAAAAAGCGTCAGCCGCTCAATTGCGGATTACAAAAG ATTTGAATGAATTGAATTTGCCCAAGACATGCAATACAGAGTTTCCAGATCCAGATGATTTACTTAATTTCAAACTAATCATATGCCCTGATGAAGGATTCTACAGAGGAGGGAGAttcatatttagttttaag GTAGGACCAAACTATCCTCATGAGCCTCCGAAAGTGAAGTGTGAAACAGCAGTATACCATCCGAACATAGATTTGGAGGGCAACGTGTGTCTGAACATCTTAAGAGAAGACTGGAAACCTGTGCTTACTGTCAACTCTATAGTATATGGACTCCAGTATTTATTCTTG GAACCAAATCCCGAGGACCCTCTAAACAAGGAGGCTGCGGACGAGCTGCAGAGTAACAGGCGGTTGTTTGAGCAGCACGTGCAGAGAGCGATGCGAGGCGGGTACGTCGGCTCCTCCTACTTCGAGAGATGCCTCAAATGA
- the LOC118262969 gene encoding daxx-like protein, translated as MMASEDVIELGSSDDDTEPAPKKSRPKPDAMVCIPRYNFNDVTIKPSSTKLKVISGPGRSGSSSKNDPILKVLSATEGVTISKGKSQKVFSPKEIVTSKSSVVLKPATPLAKKKTTITRVPNMITNPFANKNKPNGIPVQTMISKSIFLPKTVKIQNAQPNKMTLFKQNPIKIANIAPAVLNNIHQQSKPINLPPSITVKRTPKPAHKPVIYMKCNRNITNTKPINVVPTVELDDDEGSASKPATPGPAWYLRPEEQEASTLEEENNKEPEGPKMIEITIDDSPIKPVTNKRAAEIGTELAITIDDSPIKAVTDKNGSLSGSEEESTIPKSPNSRKRLEYPKEEDESRKTVEIEIEIPAAEVLELNKKGVDEDGNDDITEVSVVTETSKKDDSSKVSNESGSREKTGEEPSTGVQGEFHPVYQNFIDVCFQLEDSEDMNKIVEKKIKGYYRQVPKDYTESEEFIDMVRSKVVAMKASPEKMYLFIKDVVDELNMERKRAKAQPQVVALETVPEESDKFQFGDDNEFDSKRQRQIRKLEKTIKKLHRAIQKLEEHEVDFDDEDDSVYLLTERYKERMVRVYAKFCQLTNTKMPSEPRITVESRPGQPAGPAKRLEKWVNKKVPIGTPLPFPDFHDVLRCVREANDEDKLCWNEAQIMEEARDLFTRCGKKLQRRRQENEWRLAASRLTLDVGDPAENNEQLRQQLEVNRKLASSKETEIFNKFADRQNQMKLEAEEIGDKEAEESPVESEEDEDANDDDESISLENKGKRKERLKRLIEEISKGPSEGKENQPLQEPNTSPTEETVKETEVKGDKEDSEALVKSKNTDKDIQNAETFSVSSENSKDLDLESDVDELHLLQKLRKSNEDSSTQESSDSDSLIAISDSFDSDNDSKELSDVISIENSSYSESEADKVDSVPSKNLNIQQNNKTEVQTKEVELVLEDTDMNPTNEMNVECSKSVEDNLLASSDNESGENKKPEHTLAVDIEIPCEDVDTPSTQVDTLSPSNTCINLKDDLISIDETVVGNEVANLEENPASELPVIECETENSGDKLSAAENENLKDGDSRKENRDDISTDSLQIEAPNAPEELQKDIVGSTPISPELDPPEPMDVDEPPITETVEAQSHTGRPEVAL; from the exons ATGATGGCAAGTGAAGATGTGATAGAATTAGGGTCTTCGGACGATGACACTGAACCGGCTCCGAAAAAG AGTAGACCAAAGCCAGATGCAATGGTGTGCATACCAAGGTACAATTTTAATGATGTCACAATAAAGCCTTCTAGTacgaaattaaaagtaatttcagGACCTGGGAGATCTGGGTCCTCATCAAAAAATGATCCTATTTTAAAAGTGTTATCTGCGACAGAGGGAGTAACTATTTCCAAAGGAAAAtcacaaaaagtattttctccAAAAGAAATTGTAACATCAAAATCATCAGTAGTGTTGAAACCAGCAACCCCTTTAGCGAAGAAAAAAACAACCATAACCAGAGTTCCAAATATGATAACCAATCCAtttgcaaacaaaaataaacccaaCGGTATACCTGTACAAACAAtgatttcaaaatcaatttttCTACCTAAAACTGTTAAAATCCAAAACGCTCAACCTAACAAAATGACATTATTTAAACAGAATCCAATAAAAATTGCGAATATTGCTCCTGCAGTATTGAATAATATACATCAACAAAGTAAACCAATCAATTTACCACCTAGTATAACTGTCAAGAGAACTCCTAAGCCTGCCCATAAACCAGTAATTTATATGAAATGCAATAGAAACATAACCAACACAAAACCAATCAATGTAGTCCCTACAGTTGAATTAGATGATGATGAAGGCTCTGCCAGTAAACCGGCTACCCCAGGTCCTGCATGGTATTTAAGACCAGAAGAACAAGAAGCTTCTACATTAGAAGAAGAGAATAACAAAGAGCCAGAAGGTCCTAAGATGATTGAAATAACAATAGATGATAGTCCTATTAaacctgtgacaaataaaagGGCTGCAGAAATTGGTACAGAATTGGCTATCACCATTGATGACAGCCCTATCAAAGCTGTAACAGACAAGAACGGATCACTCAGTGGAAGTGAAGAAGAATCTACCATTCCTAAATCTCCAAACAGTAGAAAGAGATTGGAATATCCTAAAGAAGAAGATGAAAGCAGAAAAACTGtagaaattgaaattgaaatacctGCAGCGGAAGTTCTAGAATTAAACAAAAAGGGTGTAGATGAAGATGGTAATGATGATATAACTGAAGTTAGTGTTGTAACAGAAACTAGTAAAAAAGATGATTCCTCCAAAGTATCAAATGAGTCAGGATCAAGAGAAAAAACCGGTGAAGAGCCCAGTACTGGAGTCCAGGGTGAATTCCATCCTGTATACCAGAACTTCATTGATGTCTGTTTCCAATTAGAAGATTCTGAAGACATGAATAAAATAGTAGAGAAGAAAATCAAAGGCTATTACAGACAAGTTCCGAAAGACTACACGGAATCCGAGGAGTTCATTGACATGGTGAGAAGTAAAGTAGTTGCAATGAAGGCCAGCCCTGAGAAgatgtatttgtttataaaagatGTTGTTGATGAACTAAATATGGAGAGAAAAAGAGCTAAAGCACAACCACAAGTAGTGGCTTTGGAGACAGTACCTGAAG AATCAGATAAATTTCAGTTTGGAGATGATAATGAATTTGATTCAAAACGTCAAAGGCAGATACGTAAATTAGAGAAGACTATAAAGAAACTGCACAGAGCTATTCAGAAATTGGAAGAACATGAGGTTGActttgatgatgaagatgactCAGTATATTTGTTAACTGAAAG GTATAAAGAAAGAATGGTACGAGTTTACGCGAAATTCTGTCAATTGACAAACACAAAAATGCCTTCTGAGCCCCGTATTACAGTGGAATCGCGACCAGGCCAACCGGCGGGACCGGCTAAACGACTGGAAAAGTGGGTAAACAAAAAGGTACCTATTGGCACTCCACTGCCGTTCCCAGACTTCCATGATGTGCTCCGATGTGTTAGAGAGGCAAATGATGAAGATAAACTGTGTTGGAATGAGGCACAGATTATGGAAGAAG CTCGAGACTTGTTCACAAGATGTGGAAAGAAACTACAAAGGCGTAGACAAGAAAACGAATGGCGACTAGCAGCTTCAAGACTAACATTGGATGTAGGAGACCCGGCGGAAAATAATGAGCAGCTAAGGCAACAACTTGAAGTGAACAGGAAGCTTGCATCCAGTAAAGAGactgaaatatttaataa GTTTGCTGACCGACAGAACCAAATGAAATTGGAAGCTGAAGAAATTGGTGATAAGGAAGCTGAAGAATCACCAGTTGAGAGTGAAGAAGACGAAGATGCTAACGATGACGATGAGAGTATTTCTTTAGAGAACAAAGGTAAAAGAAAGGAACGATTGAAACGATTAATAGAGGAGATATCCAAAGGGCCTAGTGAGGGAAAAGAGAATCAACCATTACAAGAACCCAACACCAGTCCAACAGAAGAAACTGTTAAAGAAACGGAAGTTAAAGGCGATAAAGAAGACTCTGAGGCTttggtaaaaagtaaaaatacagACAAGGACATTCAGAATGCTGAAACATTTTCAGTAAGTAGTGAAAATAGtaaagatttagatttagagtCAGATGTAGATGAGCTTCACTTGTTACAAAAGTTGCGTAAAAGTAATGAAGATTCGTCCACACAGGAATCTTCAGATTCTGATAGTCTAATAGCTATTTCAGACTCATTCGACTCTGATAATGACAGTAAAGAACTAAGTGACGTAATTAGTATTGAAAATTCGAGCTATTCAGAGAGTGAAGCTGATAAAGTGGATAGTGTGCCATCTAAAAATCTAAAcattcaacaaaataataaaactgaagttCAAACTAAAGAAGTTGAACTCGTTTTGGAAGACACTGACATGAACCCTACAAATGAAATGAATGTAGAATGTTCTAAATCCGTTGAAGATAATCTTCTTGCGTCCTCAGATAACGAAAGTGGCGAAAATAAGAAGCCAGAACACACACTTGCTGTAGATATTGAGATACCCTGTGAAGATGTGGACACACCCTCTACTCAAGTAGACACACTTTCTCCTAGCAATACTTGCATTAATCTTAAAGATGATCTCATTTCGATTGACGAAACAGTTGTGGGAAATGAAGTTGCTAACCTGGAAGAAAATCCAGCTAGTGAATTGCCTGTGATAGAGTGTGAAACAGAGAATAGTGGGGATAAACTTAGTGCAGCAGAAAATGAAAATCTTAAAGATGGAGATAGTAGAAAAGAGAACAGAGATGATATCAGTACAGATTCATTACAAATTGAAGCGCCTAATGCACCTGAAGAATTACAAAAAGACATTGTTGGTAGTACTCCTATCAGTCCTGAACTGGATCCACCAGAACCTATGGATGTTGATGAGCCACCTATAACAGAGACGGTTGAAGCCCAATCACATACAGGAAGGCCTGAAGTAGCATTATAA